The DNA sequence CCTGTGTGCCGGCGCTGCTCTCTATAAGCTGACATAGTAATTCTGAGCATCCCAGGCGCAATCCCGCGCCCGCATTCATGGAATCTCCCACAACCTTTCATGCGGAGGGCGCTGGCGCTGGCGCCCGATCAGTACGCCTCAGCCTCCGGCATGGCATGAAGCATTATCGGCGGAAGCACTTTGAATGCTTCCGCCGTTTGAAATCCCCGTCCTTCAGCTAAGGACTGCGCCCTGGCTGCAAGGAAGGACGAGACCATCTCCCATTCGTAAGCAAACTGCGATGCGTGGGCGGCGACCGCTTTCATCTTCAGTTCCCAGGTATCGTCTGCATTCACCCACACATTTGGACGGGACGTACTGTGGAGAATCACCCATTCAGGCTGGCATGGCGCAGCGAGGACGAACCTTGAAGCGTCAGTGCCAGAGCATTCGCCGATGCCTCCGCAGTTGCCGCCGCTATGTTCAGCGCCGCACGCATCGCCGGCGCCGCCACCGCACCTGGGAAGTGCCGAAAACAGGCAGGCTTCAACCGCTGCGAGCCCTGTCCTAACGTGATCCGGGTGCCCCTCGTAGAGAAGCCACGGGTCTGGCGCCATAAGTGCTGCCGGACGCAGTTCGCGAATGAGCCGTACCAGCTGGTCCCTGAGGTCGCGCCCGCTCCAGCCGCCGCCATCGGGATAATCCAGCCATACGAAGCCGCTAACCCCAAGCATCCCGCCAGACTCCTGAGCTTCGCCGCGGCGTATAGAAGCTAGGGCCTCCCTGGACATTCGCATGTCGGTGCTGCCCATTCCCCCATCCGTTACGGTCACGTACGTAACGCGACAGCCCTTCTTCGCCACGCGTGCGATTGTCGCGCCTGCTCCCACCTCGTTATCGTCAGGGTGAGGCTGCACGCACAGGAGCGATGGAAGGGCATCAAGATCGGGAAGGGGCAAGAACTGCTTGAGATCCATGTGCAGGCTCATTCCTTCCCAATGCGTGGCTAGTTGCGTTCCCCACGGCGACTGGCCAGCTTCGCCAGCATGTCGACGCGCCTCTGGCCGTCGATCGGGTAGAAATAGAGTGCAGCCATGGCCAGAGCCAACGACACCATGGGCACCACAGTCATGAGAAACTTCAGACCAGCCACGACAGAGTCCGGCTGAGTAGCGAGGCTGGGATTGTAGCCGTGAGCGCCCATGACCGCGCTGAACGCGATGGCCTCCATAGAGACTCCGAAGCGCATTACGAAAGCGTTGGCCCCGAAATAGGAGCCTTCTCTCCGGACGCCGGTGGTGAGTTCATCCTCATCCACCACCTCAGCGATCAGCACATCGATGATGATCAGAAGACCGGCGAGGCCCAAGCCGATGAGAGAGGTAGTGATCATGCCGCCTATGAGAGTGCGCACGAATGAGAAGGGAATGAGAGCGACAGCGAAGACGATAATCGCCAGCATGGTAGTGCGCCGCGGGCCAATGCGATTTGTGACCCAGCTCCACACCCACACCATTGGGAGAGCGACGGCGAACATAGGCGCCAGCAGAAGTGTGTTCTGGGAATCAGATAGCCCCAGCACGTACTTCGCGAAGAACGGCAAGGTAGCGGGAGTAAGCACGAATACGAACTGAACGAACAGGCTCACCAGGACGAATGTGGCAAAGGACTTATTGACAAAGGTGGACCTCAGCGCCTCACCTATCTTCAATCCCTGCCGCTCGCTGAGTTCCGGTCGTTCCTTGGAGCCCAGCAGGCTCAGGAACATGATGAACATCGATAGAAT is a window from the Clostridia bacterium genome containing:
- a CDS encoding PIG-L family deacetylase, which produces MDLKQFLPLPDLDALPSLLCVQPHPDDNEVGAGATIARVAKKGCRVTYVTVTDGGMGSTDMRMSREALASIRRGEAQESGGMLGVSGFVWLDYPDGGGWSGRDLRDQLVRLIRELRPAALMAPDPWLLYEGHPDHVRTGLAAVEACLFSALPRCGGGAGDACGAEHSGGNCGGIGECSGTDASRFVLAAPCQPEWVILHSTSRPNVWVNADDTWELKMKAVAAHASQFAYEWEMVSSFLAARAQSLAEGRGFQTAEAFKVLPPIMLHAMPEAEAY
- a CDS encoding MFS transporter yields the protein MRGQIGKYYGNPSGALLYSLGSFTAALLGQSFTTWVQLYYVDILKMPLALYGVGMTIYGIWNAINDPLAGQWSDNTRTRWGRRIPFILFGTLPLCAVFVFVWAVPAFALAVPTRLFAYFLAIAFLFDGLFTVVILNWTALYPEMYPSLAQRSSVSALRQVMGILGMVIGMVLAPQVRAAFGWGGMGLFFGILSMFIMFLSLLGSKERPELSERQGLKIGEALRSTFVNKSFATFVLVSLFVQFVFVLTPATLPFFAKYVLGLSDSQNTLLLAPMFAVALPMVWVWSWVTNRIGPRRTTMLAIIVFAVALIPFSFVRTLIGGMITTSLIGLGLAGLLIIIDVLIAEVVDEDELTTGVRREGSYFGANAFVMRFGVSMEAIAFSAVMGAHGYNPSLATQPDSVVAGLKFLMTVVPMVSLALAMAALYFYPIDGQRRVDMLAKLASRRGERN